From the Streptomyces syringium genome, one window contains:
- a CDS encoding hydroxyacid dehydrogenase gives MNDRPGNPSPFPARPTVVVAMGADEAAASLPADLRAGLGTMARLTPGVLTGDLTAPEERTALADADVLITGWGTPPLTEDVLASAPRLRAVVHAAGSVRELVSSVVWNRGIVVSSAAEANAGPVADYTCAAVVFAAKKAIPAAAAYATGPKPAFLDREGADGRTVGVIGASRIGRRVLTRLRASDAEFRILLYDPYVTAEEAAGLGVEMAGVDDLCRASSIVTVHAPLLPETHRLLSAERLALIPDGGTVVNTARGALVDTEALTRECLSGRLDAILDVTDPEPLPEGHPLRKLPNVLLTPHIAGAQGSEVRRLGAYAVEEIGRLVRGEPLRGRVLKEDLGRLA, from the coding sequence ATGAACGATCGTCCAGGGAATCCATCGCCGTTCCCGGCACGGCCGACCGTCGTCGTCGCCATGGGAGCGGACGAGGCCGCGGCGTCTTTGCCCGCGGACCTTCGCGCCGGGCTCGGCACCATGGCGAGGCTGACGCCCGGGGTACTGACGGGCGATCTCACCGCACCGGAGGAACGTACGGCTCTGGCCGACGCCGATGTGCTGATCACCGGTTGGGGGACCCCGCCACTCACCGAGGACGTGCTGGCGTCCGCGCCTCGACTGCGTGCGGTGGTCCATGCCGCGGGGTCCGTCAGGGAGCTGGTCAGCTCCGTGGTCTGGAATCGGGGCATCGTCGTTTCCTCGGCCGCCGAGGCGAACGCCGGCCCCGTGGCGGACTACACGTGCGCCGCCGTTGTCTTCGCCGCGAAGAAGGCGATTCCCGCAGCCGCCGCGTACGCCACGGGCCCCAAGCCGGCGTTTCTCGACCGTGAAGGTGCTGACGGCCGCACGGTCGGGGTGATCGGTGCCTCCCGTATCGGCCGCCGGGTCCTCACACGGCTGCGCGCCTCGGACGCGGAATTCCGCATCCTGCTGTACGACCCGTATGTGACCGCTGAGGAAGCGGCCGGACTGGGCGTCGAGATGGCGGGGGTGGACGATCTGTGCCGTGCCAGTTCCATCGTGACGGTCCATGCGCCGCTGCTGCCGGAAACGCATCGACTGCTGAGCGCGGAGCGTCTCGCGCTCATCCCGGACGGCGGCACTGTCGTCAATACGGCACGGGGGGCTCTCGTCGATACGGAGGCCCTCACCCGGGAATGTCTCTCGGGTCGCTTGGACGCCATTCTCGACGTCACCGACCCGGAGCCACTCCCCGAGGGGCACCCGCTGCGCAAGCTGCCGAATGTCCTGCTCACCCCGCATATCGCGGGAGCACAGGGCAGCGAGGTCCGCCGTCTCGGGGCGTACGCCGTCGAGGAAATCGGACGGTTGGTGCGGGGGGAACCGCTGCGCGGCCGGGTACTTAAAGAGGACCTGGGCCGGCTGGCCTGA
- a CDS encoding GNAT family N-acetyltransferase, translating to MEHLIRTVRAGEWAKVKELRLAALADPVAPIAFLDTYDRAVAQPDAYWKDRTDTAAQGKSVCGFVAEGPDGEWAGTVTVLVELPGEDGVFGGGATVPQTHIVGVFVRPEHRGTGLTQALFGAALDWSWALSEPRAERVRLYVHEANARAQALYRKLGFERTGVVVLMPGDSSAKEYELAMARPAC from the coding sequence ATGGAGCACCTCATCAGAACCGTACGGGCCGGTGAATGGGCGAAGGTCAAGGAACTGCGGCTGGCCGCGCTCGCCGACCCCGTCGCCCCGATCGCCTTCCTCGACACCTACGACCGCGCAGTCGCCCAGCCCGACGCGTACTGGAAGGACCGTACGGACACCGCGGCCCAGGGAAAGTCCGTGTGCGGCTTTGTCGCCGAGGGCCCGGACGGCGAGTGGGCGGGGACGGTGACGGTCCTGGTCGAACTTCCCGGAGAGGACGGCGTTTTCGGCGGCGGCGCCACCGTGCCGCAGACCCACATCGTCGGTGTCTTCGTGCGGCCCGAACACCGCGGCACCGGCCTCACGCAGGCGCTCTTCGGTGCCGCGCTCGACTGGTCGTGGGCGCTGTCCGAGCCCCGGGCGGAGCGTGTGCGGCTGTACGTGCACGAGGCGAACGCCCGCGCCCAGGCGCTCTACCGCAAGCTGGGCTTCGAGCGGACCGGTGTGGTCGTCCTCATGCCCGGCGATTCCTCGGCGAAAGAGTACGAGCTGGCCATGGCTCGTCCGGCGTGCTGA